One Dictyostelium discoideum AX4 chromosome 3 chromosome, whole genome shotgun sequence genomic region harbors:
- the tra2 gene encoding RNA recognition motif-containing protein RRM: protein MEVADRMMSNGVDNDRRSSPSPHRGNGDMNNGNGNGNRDSRERSPPRGNSRERSPPRGGSPNRGGSPNRGGSPNRGGSPNRGGSPSRDDKRRYGNGGNGETRNRLANTASPSNVLGVFGLAPQTEERDLKDEFSRFGKIDHVDLIMDRKTGRSKCFGFVYFENKEDAVRAKEECQDLQLHGKSIRTDFSATKKPHEPTPGKYFGNPRYDSRRSPPRFSPYGGGDRYGRGDYGGRGGGGDRYGRDDRGGDRYGRDDRGGDRYGGRDDRGGDRYGGRDERGGDRGGDRYGRDDRDRHREDSRDRYNDRGGDRYNDRFRDERPRDSYRR from the exons ATGGAAGTTGCAGATAGAATGATGTCAAATGGCGTCGATAACGATAGACGTAGTTCACCAAGTCCACACAGAGGTAATGGTGATATGAACAATGGAAATGGAAATGGAAATCGTGACAGCAGGGAACGTTCACCACCAAGAGGTAACAGTAGAGAACGTTCACCACCAAGAGGTGGATCACCAAACAGAGGTGGTTCTCCAAACAGAGGTGGTTCTCCAAATAGAGGTGGTTCACCAAATAGAGGTGGTTCTCCATCAAGAGATGACAAAAGACGTtatggtaatggtggtaatggcGAAACTAGAAATAGATTAGCAAAT acTGCTTCACCAAGTAATGTGTTGGGTGTATTTGGTTTAGCACCACAAACTGAAGAAAGAGATTTAAAGGATGAATTCTCAAGATTTGGTAAAATTGATCATGTTGATCTCATTATGGACAGAAAGACTGGTCGTTCTAAATGTTTTGGTTTCGTTTACTTTGAAAACAAAGAAGATGCTGTCAGAGCCAAAGAAGAATGCCAAGATTTA CAATTACATGGTAAGAGTATCCGTACTGATTTCTCTGCAACCAAGAAACCACATGAACCAACTCCAGGAAAATATTTTGGTAATCc AAGATACGACTCTAGAAGATCTCCACCAAGATTCTCACCATACGGAGGTGGTGATAGATATGGTAGAGGTGACTATGGCGGTAGAggaggtggtggtgataGATATGGTAGAGATGATAGAGGCGGTGATAGATATGGTAGAGATGATAGAGGTGGTGACAGATATGGTGGAAGAGACGATAGAGGTGGTGACAGATATGGTGGAAGAGACGAAAGAGGTGGTGACAGAGGTGGTGACAGATACGGTAGAGACGATAGAGATAGACACAGAGAAGATAGCAGAGATAGATACAACGATAGAGGTGGTGACAGATACAACGATAGATTTAGAGATGAAAGACCAAGAGATAGTTACAGAAGATAG
- a CDS encoding hypothetical protein (CG6700 protein), with product MSLNYNGMYTADNSWGNKGSGAAVAYGDNTNMNNGYWSQDSNVANNFYGDNGFNNSNNYDQSQNYNINNNNSSNNNWNQQQQLQQPSYAQIVGGNWSQNNQQQQQQQQQQQQQISQPTQLSTGSSLIVPPPTFKKKKSQATTASTTLNKQPQQSIIQNTGSMNNMNNTINNMNNMNMNTTTNNGNNMSNMNNNINNNNSMNNMNYNLNNINSSWNQQYQQQQQQQQQQQQQQQQQQQQQQQQYNNNNQYNQYSQQPPPPPQQQIQPPTPQPIKKITTPIAPLTPPPQTAAKKEKPSKSLTSYVQRAFKAAESQEQLKEMQALIKEKISKGHSNIDWDNEPLPTLIKTVNIKSNEKIWQEDMVPLSLKNKNNNNNNINSKQDKKRKANAQSTVFDSPNSQNKRLQRFGGNSNCQYAPGTGSYSIEKFGQGKDLPPFDSSTELDWDTLTIKGTCTDLEKPYLRLTSAPDPSTVRPEEVLKKTLVFLKKKWLEKEDYIYTCEQFRSIRQDLTVQRIKNRFTVEVYETHARLALENQDLGQFNQCQTQLFQLYKQPGLASSSMSEFYAYRLLYNIYQDNSTDITKTLTDIDKDKSGVGKFAHVQHALKVRTAIYNNNYCSYFRLCKDPPNMAIYLLDKITPRIRVQALRMVLKAYRPNILISQIMELGFKNEKEAQEFVDKNKLIWINPKLKKEIDAKASSSIPIEMPVAVVHAVDGRW from the exons atgaGTTTAAATTATAACGGTATGTATACAGCAGATAACAGTTGGGGTAATAAAGGTTCAGGTGCTGCTGTTGCTTATGGAGATAATACAAATATGAATAATGGTTATTGGTCTCAAGATAGCAATGTagcaaataatttttatggtgataatggttttaataatagcaataattaTGACCAATcacaaaattataatattaataataataatagtagtaataataattggaatcaacaacaacaactacaacaaccatCCTATGCACAAATCGTAGGTGGTAATTGGagtcaaaataatcaacaacaacagcaacaacagcaacaacagcaacaacaaatttcACAACCAACTCAACTATCAACTGGATCATCACTAATTGTCCCTCCCCCAACcttcaaaaagaaaaaatctCAAGCAACCACAGCATCAACAACATTGAAtaaacaaccacaacaatcaATTATACAAAATACAGGTTCAatgaataatatgaataatactattaataatatgaataacaTGAACATGaatactactactaataatggtaataatatgagtaatatgaataataatattaataataataatagtatgaataatatgaattataatttgaataatataaatagtagCTGGAACCAACAATaccaacagcaacaacaacaacaacaacaacaacaacaacaacaacaacaacaacaacaacaacaacaacagcaatataataataataatcaatataaCCAATATAgtcaacaaccaccaccaccaccacaacaacaaatccaaccaccaacaccacaaccaattaaaaaaatcactACACCAATTGCACCTCTAACTCCCCCACCACAAACAGCAgctaaaaaagaaaaaccaTCCAAAAGTTTAACATCTTATGTACAAAGAGCTTTTAAAGCAGCAGAGTCTCaagaacaattaaaagaaatgcaagcattaattaaagaaaaaattagtaaaggTCATTCAAATATCGATTGGGATAATGAACCATTACCAACATT aattaaaacggtaaatataaaaagtaatgaaaaaatttgGCAAGAAGATATGGTTCCactttcattaaaaaataaaaataataataataataatattaatagtaaacaagataaaaaaagaaaagcaAATGCACAATCAACAGTTTTTGATTCACCAAATAGTCAAAATAAAAGGTTACAAAGATTTGGAGGTAATAGTAATTGTCAGTATGCTCCAGGTACTGGTAgttattcaattgaaaaatttggACAAGGTAAAGATTTACCACCATTCGATAGTAGTACAGAATTGGATTGGGACACATTGACAATCAAAGGTACATGTACAGATTTAGAGAAACCATACCTTAGATTGACATCAGCACCAGATCCATCAACTGTAAGACCAGAGGAAGTTTTGAAAAAGACATTGGTATtcttaaaaaagaaatggttAGAGAAAGAGGATTACATCTATACTTGTGAACAATTTAGAAGTATTAGACAAGATCTCACCGtacaaagaataaaaaatcgTTTCACCGTTGAAGTCTATGAAACTCATGCTCGTCTTGCATTGGAGAATCAAGACTTGGGTCAATTTAATCAATGTCAAACTCAATTGTTCCAACTCTACAAACAGCCAGGTCTTGCCTCATCAAGTATGAGTGAATTCTATGCCTATCGTCTATTGTATAACATCTACCAAGACAACAGTACCGATATCACTAAAACCCTCACCGACATTGATAAGGATAAGTCGGGTGTTGGAAAGTTTGCCCATGTTCAACATGCACTCAAAGTTAGAACCGCCATTTACAATAACAACTATTGCTCCTACTTTAGACTTTGCAAAGATCCACCCAATATGGCCATATATTTGTTGGATAAGATCACACCACGTATACGTGTTCAAGCATTAAGAATGGTTTTGAAAGCCTATCGTCCAAACATTTTAATCTCTCAAATTATGGAATTAGGtttcaaaaatgaaaaagaggCTCAAGAGTTTGTtgacaaaaacaaattaatttggATCAATCCAAAacttaaaaaagaaattgatgcAAAAGCCTCCTCTTCAATTCCTATTGAAATGCCAGTCGCTGTTGTTCATGCTGTTGATGGTCGTtggtaa
- the rab1B gene encoding Rab GTPase encodes MNPEYDYLFKLLLIGDSGVGKSCLLLRFADDTYTESYISTIGVDFKIRTINLDGKIIKLQIWDTAGQERFRTITSSYYRGAHGIIVVYDVTDHVSFNNVKQWMQEIQRYACDSVTRLLVGNKCDLIEKKIVDTSTAREYADSVGIPFLETSAKSSANVEQAFMIMASEIKKLQGGIQPNNNSTYNAHVVKPTGFTPIGKKKKCSII; translated from the exons ATGAATCCAGAATA cGATTATCTTTTCAAATTACTTTTAATCGGTGATAGTGGTGTAGGTAAATCATGTTTATTACTTAGATTTGCA gATGATACATATACAGAGAGTTATATTTCAACAATTGgtgttgattttaaaattcgtACAATTAATTTAGATGGTAAGATCATTAAATTACAAATCTGGGATACTGCAGGACAAGAAAGATTCAGAACAATTACATCATCATATTATCGTGGTGCACATGGTATCATCGTTGTGTATGATGTCACTGATCATGTCAGTTTCAACAATGTCAAACAATGGATGCAAGAAATTCAAAGATATGCATGTGATAGTGTAACTCGTTTACTCGTTGGTAACAAATGTGATCTCATTGAAAAGAAGATCGTCGATACCAGTACCGCCAGAGAATATGCCGACTCTGTTGGTATTCCATTTTTGGAAACATCTGCCAAATCATCAGCAAATGTAGAACAAGCATTTATGATTATGGCtagtgaaattaaaaagttaCAAGGTGGTATTCAACCAAATAACAACTCCACTTACAATGCTCATGTTGTTAAACCAACTGGTTTCACTCCAATTGGTAAAAAGAAGAAATGTTCAATCATATAA
- the smu1 gene encoding WD40 repeat-containing protein (lissencephaly type-1-like homology (LisH) motif-containing protein): MSNPTSTTHHNIEIQSQDVIKLILQFLKENSLGNSLTALQEETGINLNAVDSKETFLNDVKNGNWDSVLTVVSTLRLSTTLLMDLYEQIVELLHLKEYELCKYLIRKTEPLNYMKLNQQERYLKLENHLQREYIDLGDFYKYGITTEKRRKQLIEQLNNEIITVPSSRLLSLLSQSLHWQKHQGIIPDDCMEFDLFKGEVPFKKIESEEEQITTVLDKTIKFNNKNKPETIKFSPDSKYLLTGSMDGFIEVWDYNTGKLSKSLAYQSNDDFMMHDDAILCIAFSKDGEFLATGSLDNKIKVWQIKSGKCLRKFEPAHTNGVTCLQFSRNSTQILSGSFDSSLKIHGLKSGKALKIFRGHQSFVNDCCFNHDEDRVISCSSDGKIKIWDAKSSDCLQTITPTSVVTVRDISIRSITILLKNPEFLLVCNSSQISIVSMKSQTISKTFTSENSKTFLVCTLSPLQNYLYAVDEDNILYTFDFNSGSLLNKFKIHDQEVISISHHPTKNLLATTGSDCLLKIWKSNSNDNINN; encoded by the exons ATGAGTAACCCCACATCAACTACCCAtcataatattgaaattcaaTCACAAGA tgtaattaaattaatattacaatttttaaaagaaaattcatTAGGTAATTCATTAACAGCTTTACAAGAAGAAACAggtataaatttaaatgcaGTTGATAGTAAagaaacatttttaaatgatgttAAAAATGGTAATTGGGATAGTGTTTTAACTGTTGTATCAACATTAAGATTATCAACTACATTATTAATGGATCTTTATGAACaa atagtAGAATTATTACATTTAAAGGAATATGAActttgtaaatatttaattaggAAAACTGAACCattaaattatatgaaattaaatcaacaagaaagatatttaaaattagaaaatcaTTTACAAAGAGAATATATAGATTTAGGAGAT tTTTATAAATATGGTATAACAAcagaaaaaagaagaaaacaactaattgaacaattaaataatgaaattataacaGTACCATCATCaagattattatcattattatcacaaTCATTACATTGGCAAAAACATCAAGGTATAATACCAGATGATTGTAtggaatttgatttatttaaaggtGAGGTaccatttaaaaagattgaatCAGAAGAGGAACAAATAACAACTGTTTTagataaaacaattaaatttaataataagaataaacCAGAGACAATTAAATTCTCACCAGATtctaaatatcttttaacgGGTAGTATGGATGGATTTATAGAGGTTTGGGATTACAACACTGGTAAATTATCAAAGAGTTTAGCCTATCAATCAAATGACGATTTTATGATGCATGATGATGCGATACTTTGCATTGCGTTCTCAAAGGATGGCGAGTTCTTAGCAACGGGTTCATTggataataaaatcaaagtTTGGCAAATAAAGAGTGGTAAATGTTTAAGAAAATTCGAACCTGCTCATACGAATGGTGTGACATGTTTACAATTCTCAAGGAATTCAACACAAATTCTAAGTGGTTCCTTTGACTCCTCTTTGAAAATTCATGGTTTAAAATCGGGTAAGGCTTTGAAAATCTTTAGAGGTCATCAATCGTTTGTGAATGATTGTTGTTTCAATCATGATGAAGATAGAGTTATATCATGTTCAAGTgatggtaaaattaaaatatgggATGCAAAATCATCAGATTGTTTGCAAACTATCACTCCAACAAGTGTTGTCACAGTTAGAGACATTTCAATTCGTTCAATCACTATATTGCTAAAGAATCCTGAATTCCTTTTAGTTTGTAATTCTTCTCAAATCTCAATAGTTTCAATGAAATCTCAAACTATTAGTAAAACATTTACAagtgaaaattcaaaaacttTCTTGGTTTGCACTTTATCTCcacttcaaaattatttatatgcAGTTGATGAAGATAATATACTCTATACTTTTGATTTCAATTCtggttcattattaaataaatttaaaattcatGATCAAGAAGTTATTAGTATATCACATCATCCaactaaaaatttattagcAACAACTGGTTCtgattgtttattaaaaatttggaaatcaaattcaaatgataatattaataattaa
- the snrpC gene encoding C2H2-type zinc finger-containing protein, translated as MPKYYCDYCDKYLTHDSPSVRKSHTVGKQHKLAVQLFYQQFEAEFTQSLIEARLKEYEESKGRLIHQPPMGIIPTPYGQMYQQQQQQQQQQGILPFQGMQPPPHQQQGMVLSPGMPIHKMQPHQFNNNNNPHQQHSFQPPHHQHHPHQQHQQHQQHQHQHQHQQQHNQPTIPGL; from the exons aTGCCAAAATATTATTGTGACTATTgtgataaatatttaacacATGATAGTCCTTCAGTTAGAAAATCACATACAGTTGGTAAACAGCATAAACTAGCAGTTCAGTTATTTTATCAACAATTTGAAGCAGAATTCACACAAAGTTTAATTGAAGCTAGATTAAAAGAATATGAAGAATCAAAAGGAAGATTAATTCATCAACCACCAATGGGTATTATACCTACTCCTTATG GTCAAAtgtatcaacaacaacaacaacaacaacaacaacaaggaATACTACCATTTCAAGGTAtgcaaccaccaccacatcAACAACAAGGTATGGTCCTTTCACCGGGAATGCCAATTCATAAGATGCAACCAcatcaatttaataataataataatccacaCCAACAACATAGTTTCCAACCTCCACATCACCAACATCATccacaccaacaacaccaacagcatcaacaacatcaacatcaacatcaacaccaacaacagcaTAATCAACCTACTATCCCTGGTTTAtaa
- the acly gene encoding ATP citrate lyase — MTNSNFNHGNHGSNLPARLFTKQSQALIYNYKEAAVQRMLDFDNVSQRDTPSVGGLIHPGSDGGMYKAFFGFKELVIPVYNSVSEACQQCPNADVFLNFASHRSAYQSSLLALREPSIQTVVIIAEGVPENEARSLISIAKKLGKVIIGPATVGGIQAGCFKIGNTAGTIVYIMACKLYRSGSVGFVSKSGGLSNEMYNVLSRCTDGIYEGIAIGGDAFPGSTLTDHALRYEKLPEVQMIVILGELGGWDEYGIVEALKKGEITKPICAWVSGTVAKIFPTEVQFGHAGAKSGGETESADAKNKALREAGAVVPTSFEDFSNVIAATYAKLQSKGLVKPVEEPTPPELPLDFKTAVKAGKVRKPTSIISTICDDRGDELSYAGVPISEVCKEQYNMGDVIGLLWFKRKLPPYASKFFEMCLKLVADHGPCVSGAHNTIVAARAGKDLVSSLVSGLLTIGPRFGGAIDDSARVFQDAVDNNLQPSQFVEGMKSKGKRIPGIGHLIKSADEIDKRVVLLKDYAFTHFSSTKYLEYALEVEKYTLQKANNLILNVDGCIGVLFLDLLHSSGLFTQHEIKEIIDVGYLNGFFIVGRSVGLIGHALDQRRNKQGLYRHQADDVHYAL, encoded by the coding sequence ATGACAAATAGTAATTTTAATCATGGTAATCATGGTAGTAATTTACCAGCAAGGTTATTTACAAAACAATCACAGgcattaatttataattataaagaaGCAGCAGTCCAAAGAATGTTAGATTTTGATAATGTTTCACAAAGGGATACACCATCAGTGGGTGGGTTAATTCATCCAGGATCCGATGGTGGTATGTATAAAGCATTCTTTGGATTTAAAGAGTTGGTAATACCAGTTTATAATTCAGTATCAGAAGCATGTCAACAATGTCCAAATGCAgatgtatttttaaattttgcaTCACATCGTTCAGCTTACCAATCATCGTTATTGGCATTAAGAGAACCATCGATTCAAACCGTTGTTATCATTGCAGAGGGTGTACCAGAGAATGAAGCACGTTCATTGATATCAATTGCAAAGAAATTGGGTAAGGTTATAATCGGACCTGCAACTGTTGGTGGCATTCAAGCTGGTTGTTTCAAAATTGGTAATACCGCAGGTACAATCGTTTATATTATGGCTTGTAAATTGTATAGATCAGGTTCAGTTGGCTTCGTTTCAAAGAGTGGTGGTTTGTCCAATGAAATGTATAATGTACTCTCAAGATGTACCGATGGTATCTATGAAGGTATCGCAATTGGAGGTGATGCTTTCCCTGGCTCAACACTCACAGACCATGCCCTACGTTATGAGAAATTGCCAGAGGTTCAAATGATTGTTATATTGGGTGAGTTGGGTGGATGGGACGAGTATGGAATTGTGGAGGCATTGAAAAAGGGTGAAATTACAAAACCAATTTGTGCATGGGTATCTGGTACTGTTGCAAAGATTTTCCCAACCGAAGTACAATTTGGTCATGCAGGTGCAAAATCTGGTGGTGAAACTGAATCTGCCGATGCAAAGAATAAAGCTTTACGTGAGGCTGGTGCAGTTGTACCAACTTCTTTTGAAGATTTCTCAAATGTTATTGCCGCTACCTATGCCAAACTTCAATCAAAGGGTTTGGTTAAACCAGTTGAAGAACCAACACCACCTGAATTACCATTAGATTTCAAGACTGCAGTTAAGGCTGGTAAAGTTAGAAAGCCAACATCAATTATCTCTACAATTTGTGATGATCGTGGTGATGAACTTTCCTATGCAGGTGTACCAATTAGTGAAGTATGTAAAGAGCAATATAATATGGGTGATGTGATTGGCTTACTTTGGTTCAAGAGAAAGTTACCACCATACGCTTCCAAGTTCTTTGAAATGTGTTTGAAACTAGTTGCCGATCATGGTCCATGTGTTAGTGGTGCTCATAATACAATCGTTGCTGCTCGTGCTGGTAAGGATTTAGTATCAAGTCTTGTTTCAGGTTTATTAACAATTGGACCACGTTTTGGTGGTGCCATCGATGATAGTGCTCGTGTATTCCAAGATGCAGTCGATAACAATTTACAACCATCACAATTTGTTGAAGGTATGAAATCAAAGGGTAAAAGAATTCCAGGTATTGgtcatttaattaaatctgcCGATGAAATCGATAAAAGagtagtattattaaaagattatgCTTTCACTCATTTCTCATCAACAAAATATTTAGAATACGCATTGGAAGTTGAAAAATATACCCTTCAAAAagcaaataatttaattttaaatgttgatGGTTGTATTggtgtattatttttagatttattacATTCATCCGGTTTATTCACTCAacatgaaattaaagaaattatagaTGTTGGTTATTTAAATGGTTTCTTTATTGTTGGTAGAAGTGTTGGTTTAATCGGTCACGCATTAGATCAACGTAGAAATAAACAAGGACTTTATAGACACCAAGCTGATGATGTTCATTATGccctttaa